CGCATGACGGCGCGCGAGATCGAAGCCGCGCGCCGCGCCATGACCCGCTACGTCAAACGCGGCGGCCAGGTGTGGAACCGCGTGTTCCCCGACGTGCCGGTCAGCAAGAAGCCCCTCGAAGTCCGCATGGGCTCGGGCAAGGGCAACGTCGAGTACTGGGTGGCCAAGGTGCTGCCCGGCAAGGTTCTGTTCGAGATCGAAGGTGTCGATGAAGCCACGGCGCGCGAAGCGTTCCGCCTGGCCGGCGCCAAGCTCTCGGTGTCCACCATGTTCGTGAAACGGCAGGTGCGTTGATGAGCGCCAAAGATTTACGCGGCAAGGCCGCGGGCGAATTGCAGTCGGAACTGATCAAGCTGCGCCGCGAGCAGTTCAGCCTGCGCATGCAGTCGGCGAGCGGTCAGACCGTGAAGTCCTCGGACTTCAGCAAGGTCAAGAAGAACATCGCGCGCGTGAAGACGGTGATGAACGAGAAGCCGAAGGCTGCGGCCGGAGCGAAGAAATGAGCGCCACTGAAACAAGCAACGTCGAAGACAAGAAGCCGAGCCGCGCGCTCGTGGGCATCGTCGTCAGCAGCAAGATGGATAAGACCATCGCTGTCGAGATCGAGCGCCTGATCAAGCACCCGCGTTACGGCAAGTTCATCCGCCGCACCACGAAGCTGCTGGCGCACGACGAGAACAGCGAAGCCTCCGAAGGCGACACCGTCTCGATCGTTCCGTGCCGTCCGCTGTCGCGCCGCAAGTCGTACAAGCTGGTCTCGGTCGTCGAGAAAGCGAGCGCCTAATGATCCAGTTACAAACCATGCTCAATGCCGCCGACAACAGCGGCGCCCGCACACTGATGTGCATCAAGGTGCTCGGCGGCACGCGCCGTCGTTATGCGCAGGTCGGCGACGTCATCAAGGTTTCCATCAAGGA
This sequence is a window from Pseudomonadota bacterium. Protein-coding genes within it:
- the rpsQ gene encoding 30S ribosomal protein S17, whose protein sequence is MSATETSNVEDKKPSRALVGIVVSSKMDKTIAVEIERLIKHPRYGKFIRRTTKLLAHDENSEASEGDTVSIVPCRPLSRRKSYKLVSVVEKASA
- the rplP gene encoding 50S ribosomal protein L16, which produces MLQPKRTKYRKQFKGKNTGFAQRGSKVSFGEFGLKATSRARMTAREIEAARRAMTRYVKRGGQVWNRVFPDVPVSKKPLEVRMGSGKGNVEYWVAKVLPGKVLFEIEGVDEATAREAFRLAGAKLSVSTMFVKRQVR
- the rpmC gene encoding 50S ribosomal protein L29; the protein is MSAKDLRGKAAGELQSELIKLRREQFSLRMQSASGQTVKSSDFSKVKKNIARVKTVMNEKPKAAAGAKK